The Felis catus isolate Fca126 chromosome X, F.catus_Fca126_mat1.0, whole genome shotgun sequence genome includes a region encoding these proteins:
- the TENT5D gene encoding terminal nucleotidyltransferase 5D: MSEIRFSNLTWDQVIILDQVLDEVIPIHGRGNFPTLEVKPKDIIHVVKDQLIEQGIIVKDSRLNGSTASYILASHSGISYKDLDVIFGVELPSDQEFQVIKDAVLGCLLDFLPKGVKKEKITLKTMKEAYVQKMVKVCNMHDRWSLISLSNNTGKNVELKFVNSLRRQFEFSVDSFQIVLDPMLEFYSDKNARLTKEYYPVVIAESMYGDFQEAMTHLQYKLISTRKPEEIRGGGLLKYSNLLVRDFKPACEAEIKTLERYMCSRFFIDFPDVVEQQKKIESYLRNHFIGEENSKYDYLMTLRGVVNESTVCLMGRERRQTLNMITLMALKVLGEQNILPNTDNVTCFYQPAPYFAAEGGYPNYYVTSGPPPIIFQPYQPLHFHVPNGMV, encoded by the coding sequence ATGTCTGAAATCAGATTTAGCAATCTCACTTGGGATCAAGTTATAATACTGGATCAAGTGTTAGATGAAGTAATTCCAATTCATGGAAGGGGAAATTTCCCCACATTGGAGGTAAAACCAAAAGATATCATTCATGTTGTGAAAGACCAATTGATAGAGCAAGGAATTATTGTTAAAGATTCCCGATTGAATGGTTCCACAGCAAGTTATATACTCGCAAGCCACAGTGGAATCAGCTATAAGGATCTTGATgttatttttggtgttgaattaCCAAGTGATCAGGAATTTCAAGTTATTAAGGATGCAGTTCTAGGTTGTCTACTGGACTTTTTACCAAAAGgtgtgaaaaaggaaaagatcacCCTAAAGACCATGAAAGAGGCTTATGTGCAGAAGATGGTCAAAGTTTGCAATATGCATGATCGTTGGAGTCTCATTTCTCTTTCAAACAACACTGGAAAAAATGTAGAGCTAAAATTTGTGAATTCACTCAGACGGCAATTTGAATTTAGTGTTGATTCCTTTCAAATTGTTTTGGATCCCATGTTAGAATTTTACAGTGACAAAAATGCTAGGCTAACCAAAGAATATTATCCTGTTGTGATAGCTGAAAGCATGTATGGAGACTTCCAAGAAGCAATGACACATTTGCAATACAAGCTTATATCTACTAGAAAACCTGAAGAGATTAGAGGTGGTGGCCTTCTGAAGTACAGCAACTTGCTGGTTCGTGATTTTAAACCAGCTTGtgaagcagaaatcaagacaCTGGAACGTTACATGTGTTCTAGATTCTTCATTGATTTTCCTGATGTAGTAGAACAGCAAAAGAAGATTGAATCGTACCTCCGTAACCATTTCATAGGTGAAGAAAATAGCAAATATGACTACCTTATGACCTTGCGTGGAGTTGTGAATGAAAGCACTGTTTGCCTTATGGGtcgtgaaagaaggcagacactcAATATGATCACCCTTATGGCTTTAAAAGTACTTGGAGAACAGAATATTTTACCCAATACAGACAATGTAACTTGCTTTTATCAGCCTGCTCCATACTTTGCTGCCGAGGGAGGGTATCCTAATTATTATGTAACATCTGGACCACCACCGATTATTTTCCAACCATACCAACCACTGCACTTTCATGTGCCAAATGGTATggtctaa